A stretch of Cicer arietinum cultivar CDC Frontier isolate Library 1 chromosome 5, Cicar.CDCFrontier_v2.0, whole genome shotgun sequence DNA encodes these proteins:
- the LOC140920515 gene encoding uncharacterized protein, which produces MTFCVGFAYLQSERADNFMWALQMVKEQITSGEVEVIVTDRDLALMNAVENVFPKAMNLLCLFHICKNVKAKCKMIVFPNKMQVQIMEAWETLIYSYDEAQYHMELAIFEEICSRCSIFYDYVHEQWLIPHKKSFVEAWTNRVMHFGNTTTQRVESVH; this is translated from the coding sequence atgacattttgtgtGGGATTTGCATATCTACAGTCTGAGCGTGCTGATAACTTCATGTGGGCACTACAAATGGTGAAAGAACAGATTACAAGTGGTGAAGTTGAAGTCATCGTTACTGATAGAGACCTTGCTTTGATGAACGCAGTTGAAAATGTTTTTCCAAAAGCAATGAATTTGTTATGCTTGTTTCATATATGCAAGAATGTCAAAGCCAAGTGCAAGATGATTGTGTTTCCAAACAAGATGCAAGTGCAAATAATGGAGGCATGGGAGACTCTTATTTACAGTTATGATGAGGCTCAGTACCACATGGAGTTGGCTATCTTTGAAGAAATTTGTAGTAgatgttctattttttatgattatgtacACGAGCAGTGGTTAATTCCTCACAAGAAAAGTTTTGTTGAGGCGTGGACAAATAGAGTTATGCACTTTGGGAACACCACAACACAAAGGGTTGAGTCGGTGCATTGA